In Blautia wexlerae DSM 19850, a single window of DNA contains:
- the lysS gene encoding lysine--tRNA ligase: protein MAQQKQEQDLNQLLKVRRDKLADLQANGKDPFQITKFNQTHHSMEVKSLYEAHEAELLKDRAEVDVTGLDEEQAKEAVKKDYEERREIMDASPIHVAIAGRMMFKRVMGKASFCNIQDLQGNIQVYVARDAIGADSYADFKKSDIGDIFGLEGFAFRTRTGEISIHAESMTLLSKSLQILPEKFHGLTDTDMRYRQRYVDLIMNQDSKNVFIKRSQILKEIRNFLADRDFMEVETPMLVANAGGAAARPFETHYNALNEDVKLRISLELYLKRLIVGGLERVYEIGRVFRNEGVDTRHNPEFTLMELYQAYTDYEGMMELTESMFRYLAEKVCGSAKISYNGIEIDLSKPFERLTMNDAIKKYAGIDFDEVADDEAAKKLADEHHIEYEERHKKGDIINLFFEEYCEKELIQPTFIMDHPIEISPLTKKKPSDPNKVERFELFINTWEMCNAYSELNDPIDQRERFKAQDALADAGDEEANHTDEDFLNALEIGMPPTGGIGYGIDRLVMLLTDSQAIRDVLLFPTMKSQGAAKNEANNVAQAKTVSEKPVEKIDFSKVEIEPLFKDEVDFETFSKSDFRAVKVKECVAVPKSKKLLQFTLDDGTGVERTILSGIHAFYEPEELVGKTLIAITNLPPRAMMGIESCGMLLSAIHEEEGEEKLHLLMVDDHIPAGAKLY from the coding sequence GTGGCACAGCAGAAGCAGGAACAGGATTTAAACCAGTTACTGAAGGTACGTCGCGATAAACTGGCAGATCTTCAGGCTAATGGAAAAGACCCATTTCAGATCACAAAGTTTAACCAGACTCATCACTCAATGGAAGTGAAGAGTCTTTATGAAGCACATGAGGCAGAACTTCTCAAAGATCGTGCAGAAGTAGATGTAACAGGTCTTGATGAAGAACAGGCAAAGGAAGCTGTTAAGAAAGATTATGAAGAGAGAAGAGAAATCATGGACGCAAGCCCGATCCACGTAGCGATCGCAGGCCGTATGATGTTCAAGAGAGTTATGGGTAAGGCTTCTTTCTGCAATATCCAGGATTTACAGGGAAATATTCAGGTATATGTAGCAAGAGATGCGATCGGAGCAGATTCTTATGCAGATTTTAAGAAATCCGATATCGGTGATATCTTCGGACTGGAAGGTTTTGCATTCAGAACAAGAACAGGTGAGATTTCTATCCATGCAGAAAGCATGACTCTTCTTTCCAAGAGCTTACAGATTCTTCCTGAGAAATTCCATGGACTGACAGATACAGATATGCGTTATCGTCAGAGATATGTAGACCTTATCATGAATCAGGACAGCAAGAACGTATTTATCAAACGTTCCCAGATTCTGAAAGAAATCCGTAACTTCCTTGCAGACCGTGACTTCATGGAAGTGGAAACTCCGATGCTGGTTGCAAATGCAGGCGGTGCTGCAGCAAGACCGTTTGAAACTCATTATAATGCACTGAACGAAGATGTTAAGCTTCGTATTTCTCTTGAACTTTATCTGAAGAGACTGATCGTTGGTGGTCTTGAGAGAGTTTATGAGATCGGACGTGTATTCCGTAATGAAGGTGTAGATACCCGTCATAATCCGGAGTTTACTCTGATGGAGCTTTATCAGGCATATACAGATTATGAAGGCATGATGGAACTGACTGAGTCTATGTTCCGTTATCTGGCAGAGAAGGTTTGTGGTTCTGCGAAGATTTCCTACAATGGTATCGAGATCGACCTCAGCAAACCTTTTGAACGTCTGACCATGAATGATGCGATCAAGAAATATGCAGGAATTGACTTTGATGAAGTTGCAGATGATGAAGCAGCTAAGAAGCTTGCAGATGAGCATCATATTGAATATGAAGAACGTCATAAGAAGGGTGATATCATCAACCTGTTCTTCGAGGAATACTGTGAAAAAGAACTGATCCAGCCAACCTTTATCATGGATCATCCGATTGAGATTTCTCCGCTGACAAAGAAGAAACCTTCTGATCCGAATAAGGTAGAGCGTTTCGAGCTGTTCATTAATACATGGGAAATGTGTAACGCATATTCCGAGCTCAATGACCCGATTGACCAGAGAGAGCGTTTCAAAGCACAGGATGCTCTTGCTGACGCAGGAGATGAGGAAGCAAACCACACAGATGAAGACTTCCTGAATGCACTGGAGATCGGTATGCCGCCTACAGGTGGTATCGGATACGGAATCGACCGTCTGGTTATGCTGCTTACAGACAGCCAGGCAATCCGTGACGTACTGCTGTTCCCGACAATGAAGTCCCAGGGCGCTGCTAAGAACGAAGCAAACAACGTTGCGCAGGCTAAAACGGTTTCAGAAAAGCCAGTTGAGAAGATTGATTTTTCAAAGGTAGAAATCGAACCATTGTTCAAAGATGAGGTAGATTTTGAGACTTTCAGCAAGTCCGATTTCCGTGCAGTAAAGGTAAAAGAGTGTGTCGCAGTGCCGAAGTCAAAGAAACTTTTACAGTTTACTCTGGATGATGGAACAGGCGTAGAACGTACCATTTTAAGCGGTATTCACGCATTCTACGAACCAGAAGAACTGGTAGGTAAGACACTTATAGCTATCACAAATCTGCCACCTAGAGCAATGATGGGAATTGAATCTTGTGGAATGTTACTTAGTGCAATCCATGAAGAAGAGGGCGAAGAAAAACTTCATCTTCTGATGGTAGATGACCATATTCCGGCTGGTGCAAAATTATATTAA
- a CDS encoding DUF362 domain-containing protein — MEKSTVYFTDFRCPVGTSQLDKLKKLCVTAGIKDIDMDGKFVAIKMHFGELGNLAFLRPNYAKTVADLCKEQGGLPFLTDCNTLYPGSRKNALEHLECANLNGFNSISTGCQIIIGDGLRGTDEVEVPVVNGEYCQTALIGHAIMDADIFISLSHFKGHEATGFGGALKNIGMGCGSRAGKMKQHASGKPAVNEELCRGCRRCAKECGSDAITYPNKKAVIDYDKCKGCGRCIGACGFDAVYNPNSSANELLDRKMAEYAQAVCHGRPHFHVALVQDISPNCDCHGENDAPILPDIGMFASFDPVALDQACADACLKATPIENSQLGEHLAKPDWHCHHDHFKDSNPNIEWQATLDQAEKIGLGTRQYELKIVK, encoded by the coding sequence ATGGAAAAATCAACCGTTTATTTTACTGATTTCAGATGTCCGGTTGGCACCAGCCAGCTTGATAAATTGAAGAAACTCTGCGTTACAGCCGGAATCAAAGACATTGATATGGATGGAAAATTCGTGGCTATTAAAATGCATTTCGGAGAACTTGGCAATCTGGCTTTCCTGCGCCCGAATTACGCAAAAACAGTAGCTGATCTCTGTAAAGAGCAGGGAGGACTTCCGTTCCTCACAGACTGCAACACTCTTTATCCGGGAAGCCGTAAGAATGCACTGGAGCATCTGGAGTGCGCAAATCTCAACGGATTTAACAGCATTTCAACAGGATGCCAGATCATCATCGGTGATGGCTTACGCGGTACAGACGAAGTAGAAGTACCGGTAGTTAACGGTGAATATTGTCAGACTGCACTGATCGGACATGCGATCATGGATGCAGATATTTTTATCAGCTTAAGCCACTTCAAAGGACATGAAGCAACCGGCTTCGGCGGTGCACTGAAGAATATCGGAATGGGATGCGGAAGCCGCGCAGGTAAGATGAAACAGCATGCCAGCGGAAAACCTGCAGTAAATGAAGAACTCTGCCGCGGATGCCGTCGCTGTGCGAAAGAGTGCGGAAGTGATGCGATTACATATCCGAATAAAAAAGCAGTCATTGATTATGATAAATGTAAAGGCTGTGGCCGTTGTATCGGAGCCTGCGGTTTTGATGCAGTATACAATCCAAACAGCAGTGCGAATGAACTTCTTGACCGTAAGATGGCAGAATATGCACAGGCAGTCTGTCATGGCCGTCCGCATTTCCATGTAGCACTTGTTCAGGATATCAGCCCGAACTGTGACTGCCATGGCGAAAATGATGCACCAATCCTTCCTGATATCGGAATGTTTGCAAGCTTTGACCCGGTTGCTCTGGACCAGGCCTGCGCAGATGCCTGTCTGAAAGCAACTCCGATCGAGAACAGCCAGCTTGGAGAACATCTGGCAAAACCTGACTGGCATTGCCACCACGACCATTTCAAAGATTCCAACCCGAACATTGAATGGCAGGCAACACTGGATCAGGCAGAGAAGATTGGTCTGGGAACCAGACAGTATGAACTGAAGATTGTGAAATAA
- a CDS encoding ABC transporter substrate-binding protein: MKKGLLTMAGVLLTVSLVSAGTTVPVLAEEETTLVYGSGDYTRINPAMDEHGEINILIFNGLTAHDGDNQVVPGLAESWDFDDETNTYTFHMAEDAKWQDGEPVTAEDVKFTIEAIMDPENGSENAPNYEDVEEINVIDDHTVAFKLEDKNVAFLDYMTMAVLPKHLLEGEDMQTSDFFRNPVGTGPYKIESWDEGQAITLVKNEDYFKGEPSIDKIVFKIVPDDNAKALQLKSGELDLALLTPKDAAAFADDEAYTCYDMKTSDYRGIMFNFGNEYWQKNRDLIPAVCYGLDRQAIIDAVILGQGMPAYGPLQRNIYNYEDVEHYDYNPEKAKEILEAAGCEMGDDGFYYRDGEKVGFVISVSAGDQVRIDMAQIAAQELKEIGMDVSVEIPAQTDWAGQMAFLIGWGSPFDADDHTYKVFGTNKGANYSGYSNADVDKYLTEARQSADPEVRAEAYANFQKALAEDPAYAMICYIDANYVADSNIKGIDPDTIMGHHGVGIFWNVADWTIE; this comes from the coding sequence ATGAAAAAGGGTTTATTGACAATGGCCGGAGTGCTTCTGACTGTATCACTGGTCAGTGCCGGAACAACAGTGCCTGTACTGGCAGAGGAAGAAACAACACTGGTATACGGAAGCGGAGATTATACCAGGATCAATCCTGCTATGGATGAACATGGAGAGATCAATATTCTGATCTTCAACGGTTTAACTGCACATGACGGAGATAATCAGGTAGTTCCGGGACTGGCAGAGAGCTGGGATTTTGATGATGAAACCAATACTTATACATTCCATATGGCAGAAGATGCCAAGTGGCAGGACGGCGAACCTGTGACAGCAGAGGATGTTAAATTTACTATTGAAGCGATCATGGATCCGGAAAATGGTTCTGAGAATGCACCCAACTACGAGGACGTAGAAGAGATCAATGTGATTGATGATCATACGGTTGCGTTCAAGCTTGAGGACAAAAACGTTGCATTCCTTGACTATATGACAATGGCAGTTCTTCCTAAGCATCTGCTTGAGGGAGAAGATATGCAGACTTCTGACTTCTTCCGTAACCCGGTAGGAACAGGTCCATACAAGATTGAATCCTGGGATGAGGGACAGGCGATCACACTGGTTAAGAATGAAGATTATTTCAAGGGTGAGCCTTCCATCGATAAAATTGTATTCAAGATCGTACCGGATGACAATGCGAAAGCACTTCAGTTAAAATCCGGAGAACTTGATCTGGCATTATTAACACCAAAGGATGCAGCTGCTTTTGCAGATGATGAGGCATATACATGCTACGATATGAAGACTTCTGATTATCGTGGAATCATGTTTAACTTTGGAAATGAATACTGGCAGAAAAACCGTGATCTGATCCCGGCAGTATGCTATGGGCTTGACCGTCAGGCGATCATCGACGCAGTTATCCTTGGACAGGGAATGCCGGCTTATGGACCTCTTCAGAGAAATATCTACAATTATGAAGATGTAGAGCATTATGATTACAATCCTGAAAAAGCAAAAGAAATTCTGGAAGCTGCAGGATGCGAGATGGGTGATGACGGATTCTATTATCGTGACGGCGAAAAAGTGGGATTTGTAATCAGCGTAAGTGCAGGAGATCAGGTACGTATTGATATGGCTCAGATCGCAGCACAGGAACTGAAAGAGATCGGCATGGATGTATCAGTAGAGATCCCTGCACAGACAGACTGGGCAGGACAGATGGCATTCCTGATCGGATGGGGAAGCCCATTTGACGCTGACGACCATACATACAAAGTATTCGGAACAAATAAGGGAGCAAACTACTCCGGCTATTCTAATGCAGACGTTGACAAGTATCTGACAGAAGCAAGACAGTCAGCTGATCCGGAAGTTCGTGCAGAAGCCTATGCTAATTTCCAGAAAGCTCTGGCAGAGGATCCGGCTTATGCAATGATCTGCTATATTGATGCCAACTATGTTGCTGACAGCAATATTAAAGGAATTGATCCTGATACAATTATGGGACATCATGGAGTTGGAATCTTCTGGAATGTAGCAGACTGGACTATTGAATAA
- a CDS encoding ABC transporter permease yields MTNHLFELAGNRKTETVIPKSKKKWYQGKPVVSAAILILIVLGCLCAELIMTKDPAYMDLLNYNKAPDREFLFGTDTMGRDIFSMIWYGGRISILIGGLATVISTFIAVVVGAFSGVAPAWLDELIMRFTEIFLSIPTLLLIILLQAIMGDANILSLSFVIGVTSWTSIAKVVRTEVRQIRNSEYIIAARCMGAGFFRILWKHLVPNFFSSIMFMVVMNVRTAMISEATLSFMGIGLPIEVITWGSMLSLSDKALMTGSWWIILIPGLFLITTVLCLTNIGNACRERTNRKESNF; encoded by the coding sequence ATGACCAATCATTTATTTGAACTGGCAGGAAACAGAAAGACAGAAACCGTAATTCCCAAATCAAAGAAAAAGTGGTATCAGGGAAAACCCGTTGTTTCAGCAGCAATCCTGATTCTTATCGTACTGGGCTGCCTGTGTGCGGAACTGATCATGACAAAGGATCCTGCTTATATGGATCTGTTAAACTATAATAAAGCTCCTGACAGGGAGTTCCTTTTTGGAACAGATACTATGGGAAGGGATATTTTTTCCATGATTTGGTATGGAGGAAGAATCTCGATCTTGATCGGTGGATTAGCCACAGTTATTTCTACTTTTATTGCAGTGGTAGTCGGTGCCTTCAGTGGAGTGGCACCTGCCTGGCTTGATGAACTGATCATGAGATTTACAGAAATATTCTTAAGTATACCAACTCTGCTCCTGATCATTTTGCTGCAGGCTATTATGGGAGATGCAAATATCCTGAGTCTGTCCTTTGTGATCGGTGTGACCAGCTGGACCAGTATTGCGAAAGTAGTACGCACAGAGGTACGGCAGATACGAAACAGTGAGTATATCATCGCTGCAAGATGTATGGGAGCGGGATTCTTCCGTATTTTGTGGAAGCATCTGGTGCCGAACTTTTTCTCATCCATTATGTTTATGGTAGTCATGAATGTAAGAACTGCAATGATCTCTGAAGCTACTTTAAGCTTTATGGGCATTGGACTTCCCATAGAGGTTATCACATGGGGAAGTATGCTGTCTCTGTCAGATAAGGCATTAATGACAGGTTCCTGGTGGATCATTCTGATCCCCGGACTTTTCCTGATCACCACAGTGCTCTGCCTGACCAATATAGGAAACGCCTGCAGAGAGCGGACAAACAGAAAAGAAAGTAATTTTTAA
- a CDS encoding phospho-sugar mutase, producing the protein MYQEEYKRWLAADLQDADLNPELSKIEGNDEEIKDRFAVALKFGTAGLRGVLGAGTNRMNIYVVRQATQGLANWVKTQGGNQTVAISYDSRLKSDVFAKTAAGVLAANDINVRIYDALMPVPALSFATRYYECNAGIMVTASHNPAKYNGYKAYGPDGCQMTDDAAAIVYEEIQKTDVLTGAKYMSFAEGVEQGKIRFVGDDCKQALYEAIESRQVRPGLCKTAGLKLVYSPLNGSGLVPVTQVLKDIGITDITIVPEQEYPNGYFTTCSYPNPEIFAALELGLNLAKETGADLMLATDPDADRVGIAMKCPDGSYELVTGNEVGVLLLDYICAGRIEKGTMPKNPVAVKSIVSTPLADAVAEHYGVELRSVLTGFKWIGDQIAQLEAADEVDRFIFGFEESYGYLAGPYVRDKDAVIGSMLICEMAAYYRSIGSSLKQRMEEIYAQYGRYLNKVDSFEFPGLSGMDKMSALMQGLRDKPLTEIAGHTIVKVTDYQKPEETGLPAANVLIYKLDNGETVVVRPSGTEPKIKIYYTTLGKNLEEAEAEKEKLAEALKPIMA; encoded by the coding sequence ATGTATCAGGAAGAATACAAACGTTGGTTGGCAGCAGATCTGCAGGATGCGGATCTTAATCCGGAATTATCCAAAATCGAAGGAAATGACGAAGAGATCAAAGATCGTTTCGCAGTAGCGCTGAAATTCGGAACTGCCGGACTTCGCGGAGTACTTGGAGCCGGAACCAACCGTATGAATATTTATGTAGTTCGCCAGGCAACACAGGGACTTGCGAACTGGGTAAAAACACAGGGCGGTAATCAGACAGTAGCCATCAGCTATGACAGCCGTCTTAAGAGTGATGTATTTGCAAAAACAGCAGCAGGCGTACTGGCGGCAAATGATATCAATGTCAGAATTTATGACGCACTGATGCCTGTACCTGCACTTTCCTTTGCAACACGTTACTATGAATGCAATGCAGGTATTATGGTAACAGCATCCCACAACCCGGCTAAGTACAACGGATACAAAGCATACGGTCCTGACGGATGCCAGATGACAGACGATGCAGCTGCCATTGTATATGAAGAGATCCAGAAAACAGACGTACTTACAGGTGCGAAATATATGTCCTTCGCAGAAGGCGTAGAACAGGGAAAGATTCGTTTTGTAGGAGATGACTGCAAGCAGGCTCTCTATGAAGCTATCGAATCCCGTCAGGTTCGTCCGGGTCTCTGCAAGACAGCAGGACTGAAACTGGTTTACAGCCCGTTAAACGGATCAGGACTTGTACCTGTAACTCAGGTATTAAAAGATATCGGAATCACAGATATCACAATCGTTCCGGAACAGGAATATCCGAACGGATACTTCACAACCTGCAGCTATCCGAACCCGGAAATCTTTGCAGCTCTGGAGCTTGGATTAAATCTCGCAAAAGAAACAGGTGCAGACTTAATGCTTGCAACTGATCCGGATGCAGACCGTGTTGGTATCGCAATGAAATGCCCGGATGGTTCCTATGAACTGGTAACAGGTAATGAGGTAGGTGTACTCCTTCTTGACTATATCTGTGCAGGCCGCATTGAAAAAGGCACAATGCCAAAGAACCCGGTAGCAGTGAAATCCATTGTTTCCACACCACTTGCAGATGCAGTGGCAGAGCACTATGGAGTAGAACTCAGAAGCGTACTTACAGGATTCAAGTGGATCGGCGATCAGATCGCACAGCTTGAAGCAGCAGATGAAGTAGACAGATTTATCTTCGGATTTGAAGAGAGCTACGGATACCTTGCAGGACCATATGTACGTGACAAGGATGCTGTTATCGGATCTATGCTGATCTGTGAAATGGCTGCATATTACAGAAGTATAGGAAGTTCCCTGAAACAGAGAATGGAAGAGATCTATGCACAGTACGGACGTTACCTGAATAAAGTAGACAGCTTCGAATTCCCGGGATTAAGCGGAATGGATAAGATGTCAGCTCTGATGCAGGGACTTCGTGACAAACCTCTCACAGAGATCGCAGGTCATACTATAGTAAAAGTAACAGATTACCAGAAACCGGAAGAAACAGGACTTCCTGCAGCAAACGTACTGATCTACAAGCTGGATAACGGCGAGACAGTAGTTGTCCGCCCATCCGGAACAGAACCAAAGATCAAAATCTATTACACAACTCTCGGCAAGAATCTGGAAGAGGCAGAAGCTGAGAAAGAAAAGCTTGCAGAAGCATTAAAACCGATTATGGCATAA
- a CDS encoding ABC transporter ATP-binding protein: protein MEHLLEVKNLSVSIDGPVGEVQAVRDVSFSLKKGEVLAIVGESGCGKSVLCKSIMKLLPPSAKIKEGSICVNGQDITCYREKEMQKLRGRVFSMIFQDPMTSLNPTIKIGKQIGEAVVIHNKNYTKEQVNKKVLELMELVGISHPKERYHQYPWQFSGGMRQRCVMAIALAADPDILFADEPTTALDVTIQAQILDLLREIQMKLGTATILVSHDLGVVARVADRVAVMYAGKIVEIGTAEEVYYDPRHPYTWGLMRSLPAFANGKESLYTIPGMPPTLIDPPKGDAFACRNEYALNIDYEEMPPMFKITDTHYAATWLLDPRAPQIKSPMGGIVHE from the coding sequence ATGGAACATTTATTAGAGGTTAAAAATCTTTCAGTCAGCATTGACGGTCCTGTCGGAGAAGTCCAGGCAGTAAGAGATGTGTCTTTTTCATTAAAAAAGGGAGAGGTGCTGGCCATAGTCGGAGAATCCGGATGCGGGAAGAGTGTGCTTTGCAAAAGTATCATGAAGCTTTTGCCTCCAAGTGCAAAGATTAAAGAGGGCAGCATCTGTGTGAACGGACAGGATATCACCTGTTACAGGGAAAAGGAGATGCAGAAACTGCGTGGAAGAGTTTTTTCTATGATCTTTCAGGATCCTATGACATCCTTGAATCCAACTATTAAAATTGGAAAACAGATTGGGGAAGCAGTGGTGATCCACAATAAGAACTACACGAAGGAACAGGTAAATAAGAAGGTTCTGGAACTGATGGAACTGGTAGGTATCTCCCATCCAAAGGAACGATATCATCAGTATCCGTGGCAGTTCTCCGGAGGAATGCGTCAGAGATGTGTTATGGCCATCGCTCTGGCAGCAGATCCGGATATTTTATTTGCAGATGAACCAACTACTGCACTGGATGTGACCATACAGGCACAGATTCTGGATCTTCTGCGGGAAATACAGATGAAGCTTGGAACAGCTACCATACTGGTATCCCATGATCTGGGAGTGGTTGCACGTGTGGCAGACAGAGTGGCAGTCATGTATGCAGGCAAGATCGTAGAGATCGGTACAGCAGAGGAAGTGTATTATGATCCCAGACATCCATACACATGGGGGCTGATGAGATCACTGCCTGCATTTGCAAATGGAAAAGAAAGCCTGTACACTATCCCCGGCATGCCTCCTACTTTGATAGATCCGCCGAAAGGTGATGCTTTTGCATGTAGAAACGAATATGCCCTGAATATTGATTATGAAGAAATGCCGCCTATGTTTAAGATAACAGATACTCATTATGCGGCAACCTGGCTGCTGGATCCAAGAGCACCGCAGATCAAATCACCTATGGGAGGAATCGTCCATGAGTAA
- a CDS encoding DUF1292 domain-containing protein yields MKGKHTMEEYEVISIPVSDGTERDFAIMDTFEFEGQGYLAVSLIEGDEIQEGVYIYRYHNAEDGDVVVEQITLPAEYKRVTKFYEQM; encoded by the coding sequence ATGAAAGGAAAACATACTATGGAAGAATATGAAGTAATCAGCATTCCGGTATCTGACGGAACAGAACGGGATTTTGCAATCATGGATACCTTTGAATTTGAAGGACAGGGATATCTGGCAGTTTCTCTGATCGAAGGAGATGAGATCCAGGAAGGCGTTTACATTTACCGTTACCACAATGCAGAAGATGGAGATGTTGTGGTAGAGCAGATCACTTTGCCTGCAGAATACAAAAGGGTGACAAAATTTTACGAACAGATGTAA
- a CDS encoding ATP-binding cassette domain-containing protein → MSKEILLDVRHLTQQFHLTKKIKVKAVDDVSFQIHKGEIFGLVGESGSGKSTVARCLMNIYQPAQGEIWYKDVNICDKKEFKKHKKMLQTRRQMIFQDSASSLNQKMKVSDIITEPMRIQHITPPRGSFVKEAAFQMEYVGLENSFLDRYPSELSGGQRQRVAIARSLCMEPEFLVADEPIASLDVSIQAQIVNLFRHLQEEHGFTFLFIAHDLAMVEYLCDRVGVMYHGKLVELAPSEELYSNPVHPYTKTLLSAIPVPDPIRERKRVLQYYDGEGMENSVWTEVSPGHFAMLPAEGKGCSI, encoded by the coding sequence ATGAGTAAAGAAATTTTATTGGATGTCAGGCATCTGACTCAGCAGTTTCATCTGACAAAAAAGATCAAGGTAAAGGCTGTAGATGATGTCTCATTTCAGATCCATAAAGGTGAGATCTTTGGTCTGGTAGGGGAATCTGGTTCAGGAAAGTCCACAGTTGCCAGATGTCTGATGAATATATATCAGCCGGCTCAGGGAGAAATCTGGTATAAAGATGTAAATATCTGCGACAAAAAGGAATTTAAAAAGCATAAAAAAATGCTGCAGACCCGCCGCCAGATGATATTCCAGGATTCCGCATCCAGTCTGAACCAGAAAATGAAGGTGTCAGATATTATTACGGAACCAATGAGAATCCAGCATATCACACCTCCGAGAGGAAGCTTTGTGAAGGAAGCTGCTTTTCAGATGGAATATGTAGGACTTGAGAACAGTTTCCTGGACCGTTATCCATCTGAATTATCAGGGGGACAGAGACAGCGAGTGGCCATAGCCAGATCTCTGTGTATGGAACCGGAATTTCTGGTGGCTGATGAACCGATAGCTTCCCTGGATGTGTCCATACAGGCACAGATCGTCAATCTGTTCCGTCATCTGCAGGAGGAGCATGGATTTACATTTCTGTTTATAGCTCATGACCTGGCTATGGTTGAGTATCTCTGTGACCGTGTGGGAGTTATGTATCATGGAAAACTGGTAGAACTGGCGCCATCAGAAGAATTGTATTCCAATCCGGTGCATCCTTATACAAAAACATTGCTGTCTGCAATTCCTGTTCCTGACCCGATCAGGGAGAGAAAAAGAGTTCTGCAGTACTATGATGGCGAAGGAATGGAAAACAGCGTGTGGACAGAAGTGTCACCCGGACATTTTGCAATGCTTCCGGCTGAAGGAAAGGGGTGCAGTATATAA
- a CDS encoding ABC transporter permease, with translation MRQKKLVYYGKKCLIFLISVFILSVAVFYVARLAPGDPLISYYGDRTEKMSPEEREWAMGKLGLNEPISVQYVKWVKNAFHGEFGISFKYKQDVVEVIGGRIGNTLVLGGIGFIIMFAGALLLGILCAWYENRLADRILCKLGTISSCIPEFWMALVLILVFSVNLKILPSSGAYSTGNAGDIGDRVLHLIMPLTIVVMEHLWYYAYMIRNKILEEVRADYVLLAKAKGLDKKKLMFRHCVRNVMPAYLSIMAIAVPHVLGGTYVVESVFSYPGIGALSYESARYHDYNLLMLLCMMSGILVIFCNIVSQTINEQIDPRMKDEVITEKSEVVEG, from the coding sequence ATGAGACAAAAAAAGTTAGTCTACTATGGTAAAAAATGCCTGATATTCCTGATCTCAGTATTTATATTGTCTGTAGCTGTATTTTATGTAGCCCGTCTTGCACCGGGAGATCCGCTGATCTCCTATTATGGTGACCGTACAGAGAAGATGAGTCCGGAAGAACGTGAATGGGCTATGGGAAAACTGGGATTGAACGAACCGATTTCTGTGCAGTATGTGAAGTGGGTAAAAAATGCCTTTCATGGAGAATTTGGAATTTCATTTAAATATAAACAGGATGTGGTAGAAGTGATCGGCGGCCGTATTGGCAATACACTTGTACTTGGAGGAATCGGATTTATCATTATGTTTGCCGGAGCCTTGCTCCTGGGAATCCTGTGTGCCTGGTACGAAAACCGGCTGGCAGACCGGATCCTGTGTAAGCTGGGAACCATATCCAGTTGTATTCCTGAGTTTTGGATGGCTCTGGTCCTGATCCTTGTTTTTTCCGTAAATCTTAAGATCCTGCCAAGCAGTGGAGCTTACAGTACAGGAAATGCAGGAGATATCGGTGACAGAGTGCTGCATCTGATCATGCCTCTGACCATCGTGGTCATGGAGCATTTATGGTATTATGCTTACATGATCCGAAATAAGATCCTTGAAGAGGTTCGCGCAGATTATGTACTTTTGGCAAAGGCAAAAGGCCTGGATAAGAAAAAGCTTATGTTCAGACATTGTGTCCGAAATGTAATGCCTGCTTATCTGAGTATTATGGCCATTGCAGTCCCCCATGTACTTGGAGGAACCTATGTGGTAGAAAGTGTATTCTCTTATCCCGGAATCGGAGCTCTGTCCTATGAGAGTGCCAGATATCATGATTACAATCTGCTGATGCTGCTTTGTATGATGTCAGGAATCCTGGTTATTTTCTGTAATATCGTCAGTCAGACTATTAATGAACAGATAGATCCCCGTATGAAGGATGAAGTAATAACCGAGAAATCGGAGGTAGTAGAAGGATGA